The Sphingomonas carotinifaciens genomic sequence GAGGAGCTGCGGATGATCGGCCTGTTGGCACCTGCGCTTCGCCTGGGCCTTATTGGCCTCGTTAATCCACGCGGCGGCTACCGCTGGGGCGGAGCCGCGATCCGGCGAAAAATCAACACCTGACTTGAAGGAATACGGTTATGACCAAAGGTATCGAAGGCAAGGTTGTTCTCATCACCGGCGGCAGCACCGGTATCGGCGCGCAAACCGCGCGGCTTCTGGCGGAACGCGGCGCGAAGGTGGCCATCGCCGCGCGGCGCAAGGACAGGCTCGACGAGGTCGTCGCGGACATCGCCGCAAATGGCGGCACGGCACGTAGCTACGCGCTTGATGTCACCGACAAGTCGGCGGTCCAGTCCGTCGTGGCCGCAATCATCGCCGACTTCGGCCGCCTCGACGTGCTGATCAACAACGCCGGGCTGATGCCGATCCGTCCGATGGCCGAGGTCAACACCGACGAGTGGGACCAGATGATCGACGTCAATCTGAAGGGTACGCTCTACGGCATCGCGGCGGCTCTTCCCGGTTTTCTCGAGCAGGGCAGCGGTCACATCATCAACTTGAGCTCAGTTGCGGGCATCAAGGTCTTCGCACCGGGCGGCACGGTCTATTCCGGCACCAAGTTCGCCGTCAGCGCGATCAGCGAGGGCCTTCGCCAGGAGGTGGGCGAAAAGGTCCGTGTCACGTCGATCGAGCCCGGAGCCGTCGAAAGCGACCTGAAGTTCACGACGTCGGGCACGGCTGCCGAGACGGTTCTCGACTTCTACAAGCAGGCCATCCCGGCGGCGTCGGTGGCGCGTGCTATCGCGTTCGCTGTCGAACAGCCTGATGACGTCGACATCAACGCGATCGTCATCCGGCCGACCGCACAGCAGTTCTGATTTCGACCAGGAGGCGGGGCCGCGCTTGCTCCGCCTCATGGGGAACGTACCGGCCCGCTCTTCCGTTACTTTGCCGAATAATGACTGTCGGTTTCACTTGAGGAGTCATCTATGCCCAAACTTGCCCTGTATGTACCACTGAAGGCCAAGCCCGGAAAAGAGCGCGACGTCGCCGATTTCCTGACCTCGGCATTGCCGCTCGTTCAAGCTGAGCCGGGCACTCTGACCTGGTATGCGATCGAGGAAGGTCCCGGTGCGTACGCGATCTTCGATACGTTCGACACAGAGGAGGATCGGCAGGCACATCTCGACGGCAAGGTTGCAGCCGCACTGATGGACAAGGCAGAAGAACTGTTTTCTGAACCGCCGCAAATTCACAAGTTCACCCTGCTGGCCGCGAAATAGCGGAGCGTCGGCACCCTAAGCTGCCGTTTGACTGCAGGGTAAGGTTCGTGTTTCTATCCGGAATGGTTGGCCCGGTCGTATCAGGAAATGAATAAATGAATATGGAAGGTCATCCGCGATAGTGGATGACCTTGTCTTTTGCACTTACCACATCTCTGAATTTAACGATAAGGCGCCGTTTGGGTGTCGCGACGTGACGGCACCATTAGTTAGCGGGAGATTCTTGGGCACATCAATTTGGCGAGTTATTCGGCTGTTTTGGGTCAATCATTCAGAAAACCCCGCGTCAATCGCGGTGACACATCGCCGGCTCCCGCTTACAGATTAGACCCATTCCAACGTGTGGTCGAGATGCACCTGATCGAACGCATCGCGACGCGTTGCCCATTTGCCAGAGCGCGCTTCATCATGGCCGGGGTCGGGCCATGATGACGGCCGAGTTGTCGATCCGAGCGCCTCGCGCCGCTTCGGATCGGCGGGTCAGTAGTGAATGACCGTGCGGATCGACTTGCCTTCGTGCATCAGTTCGAAGGCCTCGTTGATCTCCTCCAAACCCATCGTGTGGGTTACAAATGGGGCCAGATCGATATCGCCTCTCATCGCATCCTCGACCATGCCGGGGAGCTGTGTCCGTCCCTTGACGCCACCGAAAGCGGACCCCTTCCATACGCGGCCCGTGACGAGCTGGAATGGGCGGGTGGAGATTTCCTCGCCCGCGCCGGCAACGCCAATCACGATCGACTGACCCCAGCCACGGTGCGCTGATTCAAGCGCGGCGCGCATGACGTGGACGTTGCCGATGCACTCGAAGGTATGATCGATGCCCCAGCCCGTCATCTCGATCAGCACTTGCTGGATAGGCTTGTCATGGTCCTTGGGGTTGATGCACTCGGTCGCACCGAACTGGCGTGCCAGCTCGAACTTGGATGGATTGGTGTCGATGGCGATGATGCGACCCGCCTTCGCCTGGCGCGCACCCTGAATCGCCGCGAGGCCGATGCCGCCCAGGCCGAACACGGCGACCGAGTCTCCAGGCTGGACCTTGGCGGTATTGTGGACTGCGCCGATGCCGGTCGTGACGCCGCAGCCGAGCAGGCAGACATGTTCGGGGTTTGCCTCGGGATTGATCTTGGCGAGCGAGACTTCGGCGACGACAGTATATTCACTGAAGGTCGAACAGCCTATGTAATGATAGAGGGGCCGACCATTGTACGAAAAGCGGGTGGTCCCATCGGGCATCAAGCCCTTGCCCTGCGTTTCGCGGACAGCGACGCACAGGTTGGTCTTGCCCGACAGGCAGAAGTCGCACTTGCCGCATTCGGCGGTGTAGAGCGGAATCACGTGATCGCCCGGTCCGACGCTGGTGACGCCTTCACCGACCTCGACAACGATGCCCGCGCCCTCGTGGCCCAGAACCACCGGGAAAACACCCTCCGGATCACTCCCCGCCAGCGTGTACGCGTCGGTGTGGCACACACCGGTGTGCGTCACCCGTATGAGGACTTCGCCTTTCCGGGGTGGGGCGACATCGATCTCGACGATTTCGAGTGGCTTGCCCGCCTCGAAGGCTACAGCGGCGCGAGATTTCATGTTGGGATACCCTCGTTGAGTTAAACCGATTGCTGGTGCGAGGCCGTTGCGTCAGCGCAAATTCGCGGGGGAGCGATCGCTCACTCCCCCGGTATGCCGGTCAGACCGTAACGACGACCTTGCCGATCTGGTCGTTCGATTCGAGGAAGCGGTGAGCGTCTTGGATGGCGTCGAGCGGGAAAGTGCGCGCGATCCGCGGCTTGAGCGCGCCCGATTCCAGACCCGCCACGATGAACGCCTTAGCGCGATCGAGGGCGGCATCGTCCGAGACGATCTCGCTGTAGAGATACCCCTTGAGCGTGAGGCTCTTGCCCAGCACGGAGAACAACGGGAACGGCGTCGGTTCGCCGCTGAGCGCGCCATATTCGAGCAGGATGCCTCCGCGTGCCATGCTCTCGGTCAGCGGCGCGAACGACGGGCCTCCGACCGGATCGAGCACCACGCGCGCACCCTGACCATCGGTTATCTCCATCACCCTCGCTACCAGATCCTCTTCCCCGGTCGCGACGACATGATGTGCACCGGCATCGATCAGGGCCTGGCGCTTGGCGCCGGTACGCGTCGTCGCGATTACCGTCGCGCCGACCATCCGCGCAATCTGGAAGGCTGCAAGGCCGACGCTGCTGGAGGCAGCAGTGACGATGACGAAATCGCCCTCGCCGAGTTTCGCCTGCTCCACCAGCGCACCCCAAGCGGTGACATACTGCATCCACACGGCCGCCGCTTCCTCGAACGTCAGCGCCGCCGGATGCTTGACGACGAGGCGGGCGGGCACGTTGGCGACCTCGCCATAAGTGCCCCAGCGCGCGATATCGAGCGGGGGGATGACGCTGACGGCTTCGCCTTCCGCAAACCCGGTCACGTCCGCTCCGACTGTAACGACAGTGCCGGCAGCCTCATAGCCAAGGCGGCTCGGGAACTCGGCTTCCTGAAGGTAGGCATGGTTGCGGAACATCACCTCGGCGCGGTTTATGCCTATTGCCTTCACCGCGATCTGCACTTCGTCAGCCGCGGGCGCGGGGACTGCCACATCTTCAATCCTGAGGACGCTGGCGTCGCCATATTCGTGGATACGGACGATGCGGCTCATTGGAAAATCCTTGATTATTGAATGATCGTTCTGTAAGGGAGCGGAGCACCAGTTTCAAGATATTATTTATCGATCGTTCCATATCGTGTACCAGAGATGACAGAGACGAAAGCCCGGCGCCGCGCAGGTCGCCCTCGTGTGTTCGACACTGACGCTGCGCTCGACAAGGCGGTGCGGCTGTTCTGGCAGCGCGGCTACGAGGCGACATCGATGGCCGATCTGGTGGCGGAGACTGGCGTCGCCGCCGCCAGTCTCTATGCAGCGTTTGACAACAAGGCGGGGCTGTTTGCGGCGGTAATCGAGCGCTACGCCGCGACGTTCAGCGTCCACCTCTATGCACCCATCAACGATCCGGCGTTGTCCACCTACGAGGCCGTCAAAGGCTTGCTGGAACGAGCGGCGTCATCATTCTCGGAACCTGGAACGCCGGCCGGCTGCTTCATGTATTCGGCAGCGGTAGCCGTTTCGCCGGCGTCCGCCGCCATCGAATGCCTGCTGCGCGACAAGCGTATCGCGGCGGAGGCCCTCCTGATCGAGCGTCTGCAACGAGGCGCCGTGCAGGGCGAGCTTGGGGCCAACACCGATCCGGCCGTGCTAGGCAAATTCATCAATACGGTCATGCAAGGCATGTCCGTTCAGGCGCGCGACGGCGCTACGATCAACGAACTGCTCTCCATCGCCAAAATGGCACTCGATCGATGGCCGGCCGCGATATGATCGTTACATGGTGGTCATCTGCCAATCCGCCTCCCGCGACCGAACAGTCGAACTCATCTCATCGGACGAAAGTACATGAAACACGTGACATTGCCCGGCGGGGAAGTGGTTCCTTCAATGGGTCAAGGCACCTGGAAGATGGGTGAACATGCTGAGCGGCGATCCGATGAGATCGCCGCGCTACGCGCCGGTGTCGAGCTGGGCATGACGCTCATCGATACCGCTGAAATGTACGGCGATGGCGCGGCGGAAACGCTGATCTGCGAAGCGCTCGGCGATCATCGCGACCAGTTGTTCCTCGTCAGCAAGGCGTATCCACAGAACGCATCGCGCTCCCGCCTTGCCGGTGCGTGCGAGGCGAGCCTGAAGCGGCTCGGCACCGATCGGCTCGACCTCTACCTGCTCCACTGGCGTGGATCGGTGCCGCTCGCTGAGACGATAGAGGCAATGGAGGCGCTGAAATCGGCAGGAAAGATTCGGCATTGGGGTGTCAGCAACCTCGATACCGACGATATGGACGAGCTTGTCGCTGCCGGCGGGGATGGCTGCGTGACCGATCAGATCCTATACAATCTCGTCCGTCGAGGCCCTGAGTTGGACCTGTTGCCGTGGCTCGCACAGCACAAAGTGCCAGTGATGGCGTATAGTCCCGTCGAGCAGGGACGCCTCACAAGCCATCCCGCCCTCGACAAAGTAGCGGCCCAGGTTGGCGGAACCCCTGCGCAGGTCGCACTTGCCTGGACGTTGCGCCACGATGGCCTTATCGCCATCCCGAAAGCGAGTTCGATTGCACATGTGCGGGAAAACCGCGCTGCCGCAGATATCGTCCTCTCCGACGCCGACCTTGCGACACTCGATGCGGCATTTCCCCGGCCAGCGGGCCGTCGCCCACTCGAAATGCTGTAGCGTCAGATGGCGACATCGTCTTTCAAAGCAACCGAACGCACATCGGACCGCCTTGAGGCATTCATGGACGCGGTGCTGGCAATTGCCATCACCCTCCCGGTGACCGAACTACACGCACCAGAGCCGACTGACGGCGACCTGGCAGCGGCATACCTAAAGCTGGCACCGGAATATGCCGCCTACGCCCTTAGCGTGATGCTGATCGGTCTTTACTGGGCTTCCAGCCACTTCACCGGCAAGCTTCTGCAAAAAGCCGATCATGGCTACAATCTGCTCAGCATCGGCTTTCTTGCCGCTGTCAGCATCACGCCGTTTCCTGCGCGGCCGCTCATCGAGCATCTCGGTGGTGACGCGGAAAGCAAGACCGCCGTTTTGGCCTATCTGGGCGTGGCAGCGGCGCCGGCGACGTGGTGGTTCGTGCGTTGGGTCTATGCAACCGCGAGGGGGCTTCCAGACCAGCGCCTGACAGACGCCTACCTCAGGCGAACAACCCTCAAATTCGCCGTCACCGCCGGAGCCTATTGGGCAGCCTTTGCCCTGGCAATCTGGAATTGGCGTGCTGGACTGATCGTCGCGGGGATCGTTACGTTGAGCTATATCATTCCGCCAGCAAAGCCCAGCTACAAGCCAGGCCAAGAACCAGAGAATGGCTGAGACTGGCTATAGACCCGGCAAGGCGGATGCTCACATCGGCTAATCAATCTAGGATCTTATCGATCGTGATCGACAGGGACCGCACCCGCTTACCGGTCGCGTGATAGATCGCGTTAGCAATCGCGGCAGCGGTGCCGACGATGCCGATCTCGCCAAGGCCTTTGACCCCGCGCGGGGTCACTTCGGAATCGGGTTCATCGACGAAGATCACTTCGATATCGTGGATGTCGGCGTGCACGGGCACATGGTATTCGCCGAAGTTGTGGTTCATCCAGCGACCTAACCGGTGGTCGGAGAAGGTCTCCTCGTGGAGCGCCATGCCCATGCCCATCACCACGCCGCCGAGGATCTGGCTGCGCGCGGTTTTCGGGTTGATGATGCGGCCGGCGGCCACCGCATCGACGATGCGAGTGACGCGCACCACGCCCAATTCCTCGTCGACCTTTACTTCCGCGAAGATGGCGCTGTGGATGTTCTTGGACTTGTGCAGACCCTTCCACATGTCGCCGAACCCGGGCGCAGCGGTTGCTTCCTCTTCGATGGCCGTCAGGTCAGCGGCACGCATCGCATCTCCGAACGGCACCCGGACGGTCGGCGTGTCCTTCAGAACCATGCAGCCGTCCTCAAACAGCACGTCGTCTATCTTCGCTCCGCTCAGCGGTTCACCGGCGATCTTGCTGGCCACCTTCAGGAGCTTCTTGCCGACCTCCTGGCATGCGAGCTGCACTGCCGCACC encodes the following:
- a CDS encoding S-(hydroxymethyl)glutathione dehydrogenase/class III alcohol dehydrogenase encodes the protein MKSRAAVAFEAGKPLEIVEIDVAPPRKGEVLIRVTHTGVCHTDAYTLAGSDPEGVFPVVLGHEGAGIVVEVGEGVTSVGPGDHVIPLYTAECGKCDFCLSGKTNLCVAVRETQGKGLMPDGTTRFSYNGRPLYHYIGCSTFSEYTVVAEVSLAKINPEANPEHVCLLGCGVTTGIGAVHNTAKVQPGDSVAVFGLGGIGLAAIQGARQAKAGRIIAIDTNPSKFELARQFGATECINPKDHDKPIQQVLIEMTGWGIDHTFECIGNVHVMRAALESAHRGWGQSIVIGVAGAGEEISTRPFQLVTGRVWKGSAFGGVKGRTQLPGMVEDAMRGDIDLAPFVTHTMGLEEINEAFELMHEGKSIRTVIHY
- a CDS encoding TMEM175 family protein, which gives rise to MATSSFKATERTSDRLEAFMDAVLAIAITLPVTELHAPEPTDGDLAAAYLKLAPEYAAYALSVMLIGLYWASSHFTGKLLQKADHGYNLLSIGFLAAVSITPFPARPLIEHLGGDAESKTAVLAYLGVAAAPATWWFVRWVYATARGLPDQRLTDAYLRRTTLKFAVTAGAYWAAFALAIWNWRAGLIVAGIVTLSYIIPPAKPSYKPGQEPENG
- a CDS encoding zinc-dependent alcohol dehydrogenase family protein, translated to MSRIVRIHEYGDASVLRIEDVAVPAPAADEVQIAVKAIGINRAEVMFRNHAYLQEAEFPSRLGYEAAGTVVTVGADVTGFAEGEAVSVIPPLDIARWGTYGEVANVPARLVVKHPAALTFEEAAAVWMQYVTAWGALVEQAKLGEGDFVIVTAASSSVGLAAFQIARMVGATVIATTRTGAKRQALIDAGAHHVVATGEEDLVARVMEITDGQGARVVLDPVGGPSFAPLTESMARGGILLEYGALSGEPTPFPLFSVLGKSLTLKGYLYSEIVSDDAALDRAKAFIVAGLESGALKPRIARTFPLDAIQDAHRFLESNDQIGKVVVTV
- a CDS encoding xanthine dehydrogenase family protein molybdopterin-binding subunit; this translates as MGRIIDIGTGSYTVMTLVAAETLGLPPEQITAKLGDSDLPTTPVEGGSWGAASTGAAVQLACQEVGKKLLKVASKIAGEPLSGAKIDDVLFEDGCMVLKDTPTVRVPFGDAMRAADLTAIEEEATAAPGFGDMWKGLHKSKNIHSAIFAEVKVDEELGVVRVTRIVDAVAAGRIINPKTARSQILGGVVMGMGMALHEETFSDHRLGRWMNHNFGEYHVPVHADIHDIEVIFVDEPDSEVTPRGVKGLGEIGIVGTAAAIANAIYHATGKRVRSLSITIDKILD
- a CDS encoding putative quinol monooxygenase, which translates into the protein MPKLALYVPLKAKPGKERDVADFLTSALPLVQAEPGTLTWYAIEEGPGAYAIFDTFDTEEDRQAHLDGKVAAALMDKAEELFSEPPQIHKFTLLAAK
- a CDS encoding SDR family oxidoreductase — translated: MTKGIEGKVVLITGGSTGIGAQTARLLAERGAKVAIAARRKDRLDEVVADIAANGGTARSYALDVTDKSAVQSVVAAIIADFGRLDVLINNAGLMPIRPMAEVNTDEWDQMIDVNLKGTLYGIAAALPGFLEQGSGHIINLSSVAGIKVFAPGGTVYSGTKFAVSAISEGLRQEVGEKVRVTSIEPGAVESDLKFTTSGTAAETVLDFYKQAIPAASVARAIAFAVEQPDDVDINAIVIRPTAQQF
- a CDS encoding TetR/AcrR family transcriptional regulator, whose product is MFDTDAALDKAVRLFWQRGYEATSMADLVAETGVAAASLYAAFDNKAGLFAAVIERYAATFSVHLYAPINDPALSTYEAVKGLLERAASSFSEPGTPAGCFMYSAAVAVSPASAAIECLLRDKRIAAEALLIERLQRGAVQGELGANTDPAVLGKFINTVMQGMSVQARDGATINELLSIAKMALDRWPAAI
- a CDS encoding aldo/keto reductase, which codes for MKHVTLPGGEVVPSMGQGTWKMGEHAERRSDEIAALRAGVELGMTLIDTAEMYGDGAAETLICEALGDHRDQLFLVSKAYPQNASRSRLAGACEASLKRLGTDRLDLYLLHWRGSVPLAETIEAMEALKSAGKIRHWGVSNLDTDDMDELVAAGGDGCVTDQILYNLVRRGPELDLLPWLAQHKVPVMAYSPVEQGRLTSHPALDKVAAQVGGTPAQVALAWTLRHDGLIAIPKASSIAHVRENRAAADIVLSDADLATLDAAFPRPAGRRPLEML